One stretch of Candidatus Bathyarchaeia archaeon DNA includes these proteins:
- a CDS encoding NosD domain-containing protein, which translates to MKNIVALTLITISLTALCIGAAQFTQANPQTLIVPDDYPTINAALGCAVEGDTIFVRNGIYNETVTVNKAVSLIGENKETTIINGQITGTVLVVRHDNVNVTGFTVVYGFSPHTPQSIWMWSTRLAGIHMLSVKGCNISGNKVSDCGAGIWLYDAHQNTISGNTFANNDYGMRIEKSTNNNLTTNVVTGNWGGIRLLFTSGNKLSGNYMNNNAQNLGISNENLAFATDEVDSSNRVDGKPVYYWVGASDMDVPADAGYVVLVNCTNMKVQGLSLSKNQEGMILSNTQNVAVSGNTVTECTTGIIMQDSAFDEVFGNSVRTSTGINANGTGTKIINNTITAQNVGIGTGGSFFTVVNNTVDISEWQGNLIKCSGTYTNITENTLTGTSYTYTIIEGSDNLFYENTLINSYGLRVTSDRNLIAQNNVTGGSISVSGNNNTVCVNRITNGFGLTVAGHYNHYFANQIHDNTQGADTGGLEAYSSHNTIYQNNFVGNQQQIKNYDNTGNLWDNGKTGNFWSDYNGTDQNSNGIGDTPYAIMGNAFTTGGLVPIVTGQDNYPLMAPFDISSVTVEFPQWVLTTPTPPLTPTPTPTPTANPSPTQNVTPTPATSPTDSPKPRESPLQSATMQPTPSSTNPTPSPADNNPGLFNGGFVFILVAVAGVTVAVGAELLRRKKRTPNLNGVPEADSI; encoded by the coding sequence ATGAAAAACATAGTTGCCTTAACCCTGATTACCATAAGCCTCACCGCGCTCTGCATAGGAGCCGCTCAATTCACGCAGGCAAACCCGCAAACGCTGATTGTCCCAGACGACTACCCCACAATAAATGCGGCTCTTGGATGCGCAGTCGAAGGGGACACCATTTTTGTTAGAAACGGTATATACAACGAAACAGTAACAGTCAACAAGGCGGTTTCGCTCATCGGCGAAAACAAAGAAACAACCATAATTAACGGGCAAATCACAGGAACCGTACTTGTAGTCCGACATGACAACGTGAACGTCACCGGCTTCACGGTAGTCTACGGTTTCTCGCCTCACACTCCACAGTCAATCTGGATGTGGAGCACCAGACTCGCAGGCATCCACATGTTAAGCGTAAAAGGCTGCAACATCAGCGGCAACAAGGTCTCGGATTGCGGCGCAGGCATCTGGCTCTACGACGCCCACCAAAACACCATTTCAGGCAACACCTTCGCTAACAACGACTACGGAATGCGGATTGAAAAGTCCACAAACAACAACCTCACAACCAACGTCGTAACGGGCAACTGGGGCGGCATCCGACTCCTCTTCACCTCAGGCAACAAGCTATCAGGCAACTACATGAACAACAACGCCCAAAACTTGGGCATCTCAAACGAGAACCTTGCCTTCGCCACCGACGAAGTTGACTCATCTAACCGTGTGGATGGCAAACCAGTGTACTACTGGGTTGGCGCCTCAGACATGGATGTGCCTGCGGATGCGGGGTATGTGGTTTTGGTGAACTGCACCAACATGAAGGTTCAAGGATTAAGCCTGTCCAAGAACCAAGAAGGCATGATTTTGTCAAACACTCAAAACGTAGCCGTCAGCGGCAACACCGTAACAGAATGCACAACGGGCATCATAATGCAAGACTCAGCTTTCGACGAAGTGTTTGGGAACAGCGTGAGGACATCAACGGGCATAAACGCCAATGGAACAGGAACAAAAATAATAAACAACACCATAACCGCGCAGAACGTTGGGATAGGCACAGGTGGCTCTTTCTTCACAGTTGTGAACAACACAGTAGACATTAGTGAATGGCAGGGTAACCTGATTAAGTGCTCAGGAACCTACACTAACATAACCGAAAACACATTAACGGGCACAAGCTACACCTACACGATTATAGAAGGCTCAGATAACCTGTTTTATGAAAACACGTTAATTAACAGCTACGGGTTACGGGTAACTTCCGACCGAAACCTAATTGCCCAAAACAACGTAACGGGCGGCAGCATCTCCGTCAGCGGCAACAACAACACCGTATGCGTAAACAGGATAACAAACGGGTTCGGCTTAACTGTCGCAGGACACTACAACCACTATTTCGCCAATCAAATCCACGACAATACTCAAGGAGCAGACACAGGCGGCTTAGAAGCATACTCCTCACACAACACGATATACCAGAATAATTTTGTAGGAAACCAGCAACAAATCAAAAATTACGACAATACAGGCAACTTGTGGGATAACGGCAAAACCGGCAACTTCTGGAGCGACTACAACGGCACCGACCAAAACAGCAACGGCATCGGCGACACCCCATATGCCATTATGGGCAACGCGTTCACTACCGGCGGGTTGGTTCCGATAGTTACGGGTCAAGACAACTATCCGCTTATGGCGCCCTTTGACATTTCCAGTGTAACAGTTGAGTTTCCTCAATGGGTGCTCACTACTCCAACTCCGCCACTAACCCCTACGCCTACACCAACACCTACGGCGAACCCATCGCCAACCCAAAACGTCACACCAACACCCGCCACTTCCCCAACAGACTCACCCAAACCCAGGGAATCACCACTGCAGTCGGCTACTATGCAACCTACACCTTCATCAACAAATCCTACACCCAGCCCAGCAGACAACAACCCCGGTTTGTTTAACGGCGGCTTCGTGTTTATTCTGGTGGCAGTTGCAGGAGTCACAGTTGCAGTTGGAGCAGAATTGCTGCGTAGAAAAAAGCGGACGCCAAATCTAAACGGCGTGCCCGAGGCAGATTCTATATAA
- a CDS encoding diphthine--ammonia ligase: MRLGVLFSGGKDSTLALHKAAEKEEVACLITLRSKNPESYMFHTPNIDITTLQAQALKLPLLVKETEGKKEAELDDLEKALVEAAKRFQIEGIVTGAVESVYQAERVQRICSRLDLWCFNPLWKKNQKDLLEELLQRRFCTVISGVFAYPLDETWLGKEIDAQIIERLVRLQQEYGISPSGEGGEIETTVLDAPLFRWKIKIENSTFKARGNAGVYRIQQARLVPK, from the coding sequence ATGAGACTCGGGGTGCTGTTTTCAGGCGGCAAGGACTCCACGCTTGCCTTGCATAAAGCCGCGGAAAAAGAAGAAGTAGCCTGCTTAATCACGCTGCGGTCAAAGAACCCAGAAAGTTACATGTTTCACACCCCCAACATTGACATAACTACGCTTCAAGCGCAAGCCCTTAAACTGCCTCTGCTGGTGAAGGAAACTGAGGGCAAAAAAGAAGCCGAACTAGATGACTTAGAAAAAGCGCTCGTGGAAGCGGCGAAACGATTCCAAATTGAAGGCATAGTCACGGGCGCCGTGGAATCCGTCTACCAAGCTGAACGCGTCCAACGCATCTGTAGCCGCCTTGACCTTTGGTGTTTTAACCCGCTGTGGAAGAAGAACCAAAAAGACCTGCTGGAAGAGCTGCTGCAGCGGCGGTTCTGCACGGTCATCTCGGGCGTTTTTGCTTACCCGCTGGATGAGACGTGGCTGGGCAAAGAAATAGACGCCCAAATCATTGAGCGGTTGGTGCGTTTGCAGCAGGAGTATGGCATCAGCCCATCAGGGGAGGGCGGCGAAATAGAAACCACCGTGCTGGATGCGCCCTTGTTTAGGTGGAAAATCAAAATCGAAAACAGCACCTTCAAAGCGCGGGGCAACGCGGGCGTGTACCGTATACAACAGGCGAGGTTAGTGCCCAAATGA